The following proteins are encoded in a genomic region of Salinicoccus sp. RF5:
- a CDS encoding iron-containing alcohol dehydrogenase, whose protein sequence is MVEGVHSLDRLPALVSAAGISRLFMVTDKGILEAGLTDVILEQLEMRGIHCTVYSGTFANPTIQNVEAAVVQYNEAKSEGIVAFGGGSAMDCAKCVGARIARPDKSISAMRGAFRVRRNMPPFFAVPTTSGTGSEGTLAAVISDRETHEKYALMDTSLIPHVAVLDPYLTLDLPQGVTAMTGMDALTHAVEAYIGRSNTEETASYAKEAVRLIFNNLEASHNNGHDLKARREMQQAAFKAGLAFTRGYVGNIHAVAHTLGGHYNVPHGWANAVIMPHVLEYYGSAVYKPLSDLADVAGIGHPTETEAVKAAAFIAAIRRMSEKMGIPEKVEGIKDEDIPGMIEKAYREANPLYPVPVIFDRSDFEHIFNEIRK, encoded by the coding sequence GTGGTTGAAGGAGTGCATAGCCTGGACCGTTTGCCGGCACTCGTCAGTGCAGCTGGAATAAGCAGGCTGTTTATGGTCACCGATAAGGGTATATTGGAGGCGGGGCTCACAGATGTCATACTGGAACAGTTGGAGATGAGGGGGATCCACTGTACCGTCTATAGTGGTACTTTTGCCAATCCCACCATTCAGAATGTGGAAGCGGCCGTCGTGCAATACAATGAAGCGAAATCTGAAGGGATAGTAGCTTTTGGGGGCGGTTCGGCGATGGACTGTGCGAAATGTGTGGGTGCGAGGATCGCGAGGCCTGATAAAAGCATATCCGCCATGCGGGGCGCGTTTAGGGTGAGGAGAAATATGCCCCCTTTCTTTGCAGTACCGACAACTTCCGGAACGGGAAGTGAAGGTACATTGGCTGCGGTCATCTCCGATAGGGAGACCCATGAAAAATATGCCCTGATGGACACCTCCCTCATTCCTCATGTGGCTGTACTCGATCCCTATCTGACACTGGATCTGCCTCAAGGAGTTACAGCAATGACCGGTATGGATGCGCTCACTCATGCAGTGGAAGCATATATCGGCAGAAGCAATACGGAGGAAACAGCATCCTATGCCAAGGAGGCGGTGAGACTCATCTTCAATAATCTTGAAGCCTCCCATAATAACGGACATGACCTGAAGGCGAGGCGTGAGATGCAGCAGGCAGCCTTTAAGGCGGGACTGGCGTTCACCCGTGGATATGTAGGGAACATCCATGCCGTCGCCCATACACTGGGCGGTCATTATAACGTGCCGCATGGGTGGGCTAACGCCGTTATAATGCCCCACGTGCTTGAATACTACGGGTCAGCAGTGTATAAGCCCCTCTCGGACCTGGCGGATGTTGCAGGAATCGGGCACCCTACAGAAACAGAGGCGGTTAAGGCTGCTGCGTTCATTGCGGCAATCAGAAGAATGAGTGAAAAGATGGGCATACCTGAAAAAGTGGAAGGTATAAAAGATGAGGATATCCCAGGTATGATAGAAAAAGCATATCGGGAAGCGAACCCGCTGTATCCTGTGCCTGTCATTTTTGACAGATCGGACTTTGAGCATATCTTTAACGAGATCAGAAAATGA
- the dhaM gene encoding dihydroxyacetone kinase phosphoryl donor subunit DhaM encodes MTEILIISHSSEIAQGTRALVSQMAGDTIIHASGGVDGGIGTNIDQINDMIGKVGADTICFYDIGSSRMNLEMAVEMYDGEHKLHISEAPIVEGAFLAAVENSVGSSTEAILEKLDTMKK; translated from the coding sequence ATGACCGAGATTCTTATCATCAGCCATAGCAGCGAAATTGCACAAGGTACCCGTGCGCTGGTTTCCCAGATGGCAGGGGACACCATCATCCACGCCTCCGGCGGGGTAGACGGGGGCATCGGCACCAATATCGACCAGATCAATGACATGATTGGAAAAGTAGGGGCGGATACCATCTGCTTCTACGATATCGGCTCCAGCAGAATGAACCTGGAAATGGCGGTTGAAATGTATGATGGAGAGCATAAATTGCACATATCGGAAGCTCCCATAGTCGAAGGTGCCTTTTTGGCTGCTGTTGAAAACAGTGTAGGCTCCTCTACGGAAGCTATCCTTGAAAAACTCGATACGATGAAGAAATGA
- the dhaL gene encoding dihydroxyacetone kinase subunit DhaL — MNAEKLLEQMHGLKSVFDEKEGELTGLDREIGDGDHGVNMKRGFSAVNEKVGSGSTQEILKQTGMTLMSSIGGASGPLYGFSFVKMSEVAKEEINGDNLIEMLEVFDRTVAEKGKVEGGEKTMYDVISKSADLLRDKGSLSLEDLQQLAEETKDMIATKGRAAYFKEKSKGTIDPGAQSAVYIIHALGAGVEK, encoded by the coding sequence ATGAATGCCGAAAAGCTGCTTGAACAGATGCATGGGTTAAAATCCGTGTTTGATGAAAAGGAAGGCGAACTGACAGGACTGGATCGTGAAATCGGCGACGGGGACCACGGGGTCAATATGAAGCGTGGATTTTCAGCCGTAAATGAAAAGGTTGGGTCCGGTTCGACACAGGAAATACTGAAACAGACCGGGATGACGCTGATGAGCTCCATAGGTGGTGCAAGTGGACCACTCTATGGATTCAGCTTCGTTAAAATGAGTGAAGTGGCTAAAGAGGAAATTAATGGTGACAACCTGATTGAAATGTTGGAGGTGTTTGATAGGACCGTGGCTGAGAAGGGCAAGGTCGAAGGCGGCGAAAAGACGATGTATGATGTCATTTCAAAATCCGCGGACCTGCTCCGTGATAAAGGGTCACTCAGCCTGGAAGACCTCCAGCAACTGGCAGAGGAGACGAAGGATATGATTGCGACTAAAGGGCGTGCCGCCTACTTCAAGGAGAAGTCCAAAGGGACGATCGACCCCGGTGCGCAAAGTGCCGTCTATATCATCCATGCACTGGGAGCAGGTGTTGAAAAATGA
- the dhaK gene encoding dihydroxyacetone kinase subunit DhaK: MKKLINDKERFLSDMLDGLKHRDPAIEVIEGTVVVRKDRKKKGVALVSGGGSGHEPAHAGYVAQGMLDAAVCGEVFTSPTPDKVLSAIKAVDNGDGVLLVIKNYSGDVMNFEMAQEMAEAEGHRVASVVVRDDVAIDNEEQRRGVAGTVLVHKYAGYLAEQGVPLDDIVKKVQEMMTSLYSIGMALHPCLVPTTGEYGFDLSEDEMEIGIGIHGEKGISREKSKTVDKIVDRLLDELFKYTDSSQMILMINGMGATPESELSIVTKYVMEAMNQRGVKVSKLLVGDYMTALDMQGFSLTVLEGEDEVITAIEADTGSKYF, translated from the coding sequence GTGAAAAAACTGATCAATGACAAAGAACGCTTCCTCTCGGATATGCTAGACGGTCTGAAACATCGTGATCCGGCAATCGAGGTGATTGAAGGAACGGTAGTCGTCAGGAAAGACAGGAAGAAGAAAGGGGTCGCTCTTGTTTCCGGGGGCGGTAGCGGTCATGAGCCCGCCCATGCCGGATATGTGGCGCAAGGTATGCTTGATGCTGCAGTCTGCGGCGAAGTATTCACCTCGCCGACGCCGGATAAGGTGCTTTCAGCAATAAAAGCCGTGGATAATGGTGATGGTGTCCTGCTCGTCATCAAGAACTACAGCGGTGATGTCATGAACTTCGAGATGGCCCAGGAAATGGCGGAAGCAGAAGGACACCGCGTCGCTTCAGTAGTTGTCAGGGATGATGTTGCGATCGATAATGAAGAGCAAAGACGGGGAGTGGCAGGGACTGTACTCGTCCATAAATACGCAGGATATCTCGCAGAGCAGGGTGTTCCACTCGATGACATCGTAAAGAAAGTACAGGAAATGATGACTTCACTCTATTCCATAGGTATGGCGCTCCACCCATGCCTTGTGCCGACGACCGGGGAGTATGGGTTTGACCTGTCGGAAGATGAAATGGAAATAGGAATCGGCATCCATGGGGAAAAAGGTATTTCCCGGGAAAAGTCCAAGACTGTCGACAAAATCGTCGATCGACTGCTCGATGAGCTGTTCAAGTACACCGACAGTTCCCAAATGATCCTTATGATCAATGGAATGGGAGCCACGCCGGAGAGCGAACTCAGCATCGTCACGAAGTATGTGATGGAGGCGATGAATCAGCGTGGGGTCAAAGTCTCCAAACTGCTGGTCGGTGACTATATGACAGCACTCGACATGCAGGGGTTCTCCCTGACCGTGCTTGAGGGAGAGGACGAAGTCATCACAGCAATCGAGGCAGATACAGGATCCAAGTATTTCTAA
- a CDS encoding aldehyde dehydrogenase family protein, with product MRNHTQQYINGEWVESASGETIDVINPATGEAFGKIAKGNAEDVDKAVEAAHSVYLEFRHTPVEERREMLDRIVEEYENRKEDLIEAITDELGSPLEMSEKTHYQAGLNHFTAARDALDTFEFEEQRGDHLVVKEAIGVSGLITPWNFPTNQTALKLAAAFAAGSPVVMKPSEETPFAAIILAEIFEAAEVPKGVFNLVNGDGEGVGNPLSEHPKVRMMSFTGSGPTGSKIMEKASRDFKKVSLELGGKSPLIILEDADVEEAAKIAVKKVVHNTGQVCTAGTRTLVPESMKEAFLEAAKKEMEQVKVGDPRKEGTAVGPLVSRKQFDTVQSYIEKGTEEGATLSHGGAGQPDGLDKGFFVRPTIFSDVKNDMVIAQEEIFGPVMSVITYRNLDEAIEIANDTKYGLAGYVFGEDMDTLKDVARRIEAGTVEINGAGGRKDLPFGGYKQSGIGREWGDYGIEEFLEVKAIKGYFK from the coding sequence ATGAGAAATCACACGCAACAGTATATAAACGGCGAATGGGTTGAAAGCGCAAGTGGAGAAACAATCGATGTCATAAATCCAGCAACCGGTGAAGCCTTCGGCAAGATCGCCAAGGGTAATGCTGAAGATGTAGATAAGGCCGTAGAAGCCGCGCACTCCGTCTACCTTGAATTCCGCCATACACCAGTGGAGGAAAGACGTGAAATGCTGGACAGGATTGTCGAGGAATACGAAAATCGTAAGGAAGACTTGATCGAGGCGATTACAGATGAGCTTGGTTCCCCGCTCGAGATGTCGGAAAAGACGCATTATCAGGCTGGACTCAACCACTTCACAGCCGCAAGGGATGCGCTTGATACATTCGAATTTGAAGAGCAGCGTGGTGATCATCTCGTAGTCAAGGAAGCGATCGGGGTTTCAGGACTCATCACTCCCTGGAACTTCCCGACGAACCAGACCGCATTGAAGCTGGCTGCTGCCTTTGCAGCAGGCAGCCCTGTAGTGATGAAACCTTCAGAGGAAACACCTTTTGCAGCCATCATCCTCGCTGAAATCTTCGAGGCTGCCGAGGTGCCGAAAGGCGTATTCAACCTCGTGAATGGAGATGGTGAAGGTGTAGGGAACCCGCTCAGTGAACATCCGAAAGTCCGTATGATGTCATTCACCGGCTCCGGTCCTACAGGCTCCAAAATTATGGAGAAGGCAAGCAGGGACTTCAAGAAGGTCTCCCTGGAACTCGGTGGAAAATCGCCGCTCATCATCCTCGAGGATGCGGATGTCGAAGAGGCTGCCAAAATCGCCGTCAAAAAGGTCGTCCATAATACCGGACAGGTATGCACGGCGGGCACCCGGACCCTGGTCCCGGAATCCATGAAGGAAGCATTCCTGGAAGCGGCCAAGAAGGAAATGGAACAGGTGAAAGTCGGAGACCCGCGTAAAGAGGGGACTGCTGTCGGCCCTCTCGTCAGCCGGAAACAGTTTGATACTGTGCAGTCCTATATTGAGAAGGGGACAGAGGAAGGTGCAACACTCTCCCATGGCGGCGCTGGTCAGCCGGATGGCCTCGACAAAGGGTTCTTCGTCAGACCGACCATCTTCTCTGATGTCAAAAATGACATGGTCATCGCCCAAGAGGAGATTTTCGGCCCTGTGATGTCCGTCATCACCTATAGGAATCTTGATGAAGCAATTGAGATTGCGAACGATACCAAATACGGTCTTGCCGGCTATGTCTTCGGTGAAGACATGGATACCCTTAAAGATGTCGCCCGCCGCATTGAAGCAGGTACAGTCGAAATCAATGGTGCAGGCGGACGTAAAGATCTGCCGTTTGGCGGCTATAAACAGTCAGGAATCGGACGCGAGTGGGGAGATTACGGCATCGAGGAGTTCCTCGAAGTCAAAGCGATCAAAGGCTATTTCAAATAA
- a CDS encoding YeeE/YedE family protein: MTTRVQPVNEARDPVRRDSLALSPPQKALVGGGIAVSFILFLYLAATQSMMQPMLMIIGLLLGFTLFHARFGFTSAFRRMMSVGNGQAMRAHMLMLAVAVTLFAPILAFGTTFFGEAVSGYVSPVGVSLIVGAFIFGIGMQLGGGCASGTLYAIGGGRTVMFITLIFFIVGATVGAYHLPFWTEEMPSFEPVSLATSTGLGYGGAWIVSLIIFGLIALATIIIEKKRNAPKMAPLPTSRGWKRLVRGSWPLFAAAIALAVLNALTLMTRGQPWGITSAFALWGSKVAGFFGIDVAEWGYWQGANAAALESSIFADTTTVLNFGVILGAFIASAAGGLFKFTKITLGNFSASVIGGLLMGYGARLAFGCNIGAYFGGIASFSMHGYIWGILALAGTFLALYLRPLFGLSVPKSNDSVC, encoded by the coding sequence ATGACCACAAGAGTTCAACCCGTAAATGAAGCAAGGGATCCGGTAAGACGTGATTCACTTGCTTTGAGTCCGCCCCAAAAAGCATTGGTTGGCGGCGGTATTGCAGTCAGTTTCATCTTATTTCTATACTTGGCGGCCACACAGTCGATGATGCAGCCCATGCTGATGATCATTGGCCTGCTGCTCGGTTTCACATTGTTCCATGCCCGATTCGGTTTCACTTCGGCCTTCAGGCGCATGATGTCGGTGGGCAATGGGCAGGCGATGCGTGCCCATATGCTGATGCTAGCTGTGGCCGTGACATTATTTGCACCCATTCTGGCCTTCGGCACCACCTTTTTCGGCGAGGCGGTTTCTGGCTATGTCTCCCCGGTCGGTGTAAGTCTGATCGTCGGCGCATTCATCTTCGGCATCGGCATGCAGCTCGGCGGCGGATGTGCCTCAGGCACGCTCTATGCCATCGGCGGCGGCCGTACCGTCATGTTCATCACGCTGATATTCTTTATTGTCGGTGCAACAGTGGGCGCATATCACCTGCCATTCTGGACAGAGGAGATGCCTTCTTTCGAACCCGTTTCACTCGCAACATCGACCGGTCTCGGCTACGGGGGCGCATGGATTGTATCCCTCATAATATTCGGCTTGATTGCACTGGCCACAATCATCATCGAAAAGAAGAGGAATGCACCAAAAATGGCACCCCTTCCTACTTCACGCGGATGGAAGCGTCTGGTCAGGGGCTCATGGCCACTGTTCGCTGCGGCCATCGCGCTTGCGGTACTCAACGCCCTGACACTGATGACACGGGGCCAGCCTTGGGGCATCACTTCAGCATTTGCACTTTGGGGCTCGAAGGTCGCCGGCTTCTTCGGCATCGATGTTGCAGAATGGGGATACTGGCAGGGAGCGAATGCAGCCGCACTCGAATCCTCCATATTCGCCGACACCACGACCGTACTCAACTTCGGCGTCATCCTGGGTGCATTCATTGCATCTGCAGCAGGCGGCCTGTTCAAATTCACGAAAATCACCTTGGGCAACTTTTCAGCCTCCGTCATTGGTGGGCTGTTGATGGGTTATGGTGCCCGTCTTGCATTCGGATGCAACATAGGCGCCTATTTCGGGGGCATCGCCTCCTTCAGCATGCATGGATACATCTGGGGCATACTGGCGCTTGCCGGTACATTCCTGGCGCTCTATCTTCGTCCACTTTTCGGACTTTCCGTGCCAAAATCCAATGATTCCGTATGCTGA
- a CDS encoding MsnO8 family LLM class oxidoreductase, with product MDFSILNQSPVLDGHTVAASLKDTVDLAIRADSLGYRRYFVAEHHNDENLAGTAPEIMISHLLAHTEQMHIGSGGVMLQHYNPFKVAEQFQLMQHLGSGRVDLGVGKAPGGLPLSTQALQHGLREEAISFDRKFKDLKRFLSQEPPEGWDGLKTSPDTSHPPDLFLLGSSPSSARFAAEEGAHFIYAHFITNNERLLEESIRAFREYNGRGRFVVALSVLVTDDPHTQEKIISRNRIFKLTFEDGRVLRVGSEDKADELLSTTSGQVDVEIIEPHIVAGTAVEVLSTLDEMASKTGIGELMFHLPTHDAALRHETVQALAPVHTIHAAQKSNTL from the coding sequence ATGGATTTCAGTATTCTGAACCAGAGCCCTGTGCTCGATGGCCATACAGTCGCAGCTTCCCTGAAGGATACCGTAGACCTTGCCATCCGGGCGGACAGCCTCGGATATCGGCGTTATTTTGTCGCCGAGCACCACAATGATGAGAACCTTGCGGGCACAGCACCGGAAATTATGATATCACACCTGCTCGCCCATACAGAACAGATGCATATCGGTTCCGGTGGAGTGATGCTTCAACATTATAACCCCTTTAAAGTCGCAGAACAATTCCAGCTTATGCAGCATTTGGGCTCCGGCCGTGTAGACCTGGGAGTCGGAAAAGCACCTGGCGGACTGCCGTTATCGACCCAGGCATTGCAGCATGGACTGCGCGAAGAGGCAATCTCCTTCGACAGGAAGTTCAAAGACCTCAAGCGCTTCCTGTCCCAGGAACCTCCGGAGGGATGGGACGGGTTGAAGACCTCTCCGGACACCTCCCATCCGCCGGATCTTTTTCTGCTCGGCTCGAGCCCCTCTTCAGCGAGGTTTGCAGCTGAGGAGGGCGCCCATTTCATCTATGCCCATTTCATCACCAATAACGAACGGCTGCTCGAAGAAAGCATCAGAGCTTTCCGGGAGTACAATGGAAGAGGCAGGTTCGTCGTCGCACTTTCCGTCCTCGTTACGGACGACCCCCACACACAGGAGAAAATCATCAGCCGGAACAGAATCTTCAAATTGACCTTCGAGGACGGTAGGGTGCTCCGCGTGGGGAGCGAGGACAAAGCGGATGAACTGCTTTCGACGACTTCTGGACAGGTGGATGTGGAAATCATCGAACCGCATATCGTCGCCGGAACTGCAGTGGAAGTACTCTCGACACTCGATGAAATGGCGTCCAAAACGGGAATCGGTGAACTGATGTTCCACCTGCCGACGCATGATGCAGCCCTACGGCATGAGACGGTTCAAGCACTGGCGCCCGTACATACAATACATGCTGCACAAAAATCCAATACACTTTAG
- a CDS encoding thymidine kinase, whose amino-acid sequence MAKLYYRYGTMQSNKSNQIITTHHQYTTQGKQCLAYSTPIDTRSGHKRIRSRIGLELVCEYITDTVYEEVKAIHEQDKVHAVVVDEAQFLSRADVHRLSDIADDLDIPVICFGLKTDFRNQLFEGSQVLLELCDAIDELKTICQFCNKKATLNMRLLNGVPTNIGETIQIGDEEYVPVCRKCYKERLELV is encoded by the coding sequence ATGGCAAAACTATATTATCGATACGGAACGATGCAGAGCAACAAAAGCAACCAGATCATCACTACACACCACCAATATACGACCCAGGGCAAGCAGTGCCTGGCCTACTCCACGCCTATAGATACACGGAGCGGTCATAAAAGGATCAGATCGAGGATCGGTCTTGAACTGGTATGCGAGTATATTACCGACACCGTTTATGAAGAGGTGAAAGCCATCCACGAGCAGGATAAGGTGCATGCGGTAGTAGTGGACGAGGCACAGTTCCTCTCCCGGGCCGATGTCCATAGGCTGAGCGACATCGCTGACGACCTGGACATACCAGTCATCTGCTTCGGACTGAAGACGGACTTCCGCAATCAGCTGTTCGAAGGCAGCCAGGTGTTGCTGGAACTCTGTGATGCCATCGATGAACTGAAGACCATCTGCCAGTTCTGCAACAAGAAGGCGACGCTCAATATGCGGCTTTTGAATGGCGTGCCGACCAACATCGGCGAAACGATACAGATTGGAGACGAGGAGTATGTGCCCGTCTGCAGGAAATGCTACAAGGAAAGGCTGGAGCTTGTATAA
- a CDS encoding PepSY domain-containing protein, translating to MIIKKNHLLIGSIASALVLGACSSANAETDMNWEDNHTEGTTAVMSTEAEGNVKKSTQEAVDAAKKNFDGKVQGVELEEDDGIYYYEIELENGNEEYDVDIDANDLTVLEESFDRDDDDRDDDSDDNGREDDDDRGEGTSSESAKDQPKQSAENGLISSTEALKIAQNEVGGEVKEWDFDEDDKEYEVELETEGKEYEVEIDARTGKVTEIDE from the coding sequence ATGATAATCAAAAAAAATCATCTGCTGATTGGAAGTATCGCATCGGCGCTCGTACTGGGTGCGTGTTCAAGTGCAAATGCGGAAACGGATATGAACTGGGAAGACAATCATACGGAAGGTACGACTGCTGTGATGAGTACTGAAGCTGAAGGCAATGTAAAGAAGAGCACGCAGGAAGCGGTCGATGCGGCGAAGAAGAATTTTGACGGCAAGGTGCAGGGAGTGGAGCTTGAAGAGGATGATGGCATCTACTACTATGAAATAGAGCTGGAAAACGGCAATGAGGAATATGACGTCGATATCGATGCCAACGATCTGACAGTTCTTGAAGAGTCATTCGATCGGGATGATGATGACCGGGACGACGATAGTGACGACAACGGCCGGGAGGATGATGACGACAGAGGCGAAGGAACATCTTCAGAATCCGCAAAGGACCAGCCTAAGCAGTCTGCCGAAAATGGACTCATTTCTTCCACAGAGGCATTGAAGATCGCCCAGAATGAAGTCGGCGGTGAAGTGAAGGAATGGGATTTTGATGAAGATGACAAGGAATATGAAGTGGAACTGGAAACAGAGGGAAAAGAGTATGAAGTGGAAATCGATGCACGTACTGGGAAAGTAACCGAAATCGATGAGTGA
- a CDS encoding response regulator transcription factor, producing the protein MEKILIVEDDDKIARVIQLELEYEGYEVAIAYTGKEAMEKYGAESFDMILLDVMIPELNGLEVLRRVRQKDDEIRIIMLTARDAVMDKVSGLDSGANDYVTKPFEIEELLARIRAQLKQRSLSNNADFQEMKYRHLKILPMAREVYIDDELIYLTQREYDLLHFLVEHKNQALSREQIIEAVWGYDYYGDTNTVDVYVRYLRKKLDRESPSIISSVRGIGYIVKD; encoded by the coding sequence ATGGAAAAGATTCTGATTGTCGAAGACGATGACAAGATTGCCCGTGTCATCCAGTTGGAGCTGGAATATGAAGGGTACGAAGTCGCAATCGCCTACACGGGAAAAGAGGCGATGGAAAAGTACGGAGCGGAATCTTTTGACATGATTCTTCTGGATGTCATGATTCCCGAACTGAATGGGCTTGAAGTGCTCCGCCGTGTCCGTCAGAAGGACGATGAAATACGCATCATCATGCTTACGGCAAGGGATGCAGTGATGGACAAAGTGAGTGGTCTCGACTCCGGGGCAAACGACTATGTCACCAAGCCTTTTGAAATCGAGGAACTGCTTGCACGCATCCGGGCGCAGCTGAAGCAGAGGAGCCTGTCAAATAATGCCGACTTCCAGGAAATGAAGTACAGGCACCTGAAGATTCTGCCGATGGCCCGTGAAGTGTATATAGATGATGAACTGATCTATCTGACCCAGAGGGAATACGATCTGCTTCATTTTCTGGTCGAACATAAAAACCAGGCATTATCACGGGAGCAGATCATCGAGGCGGTGTGGGGTTATGACTATTATGGTGATACGAATACTGTCGATGTCTATGTCAGATACTTGCGCAAGAAACTCGATCGCGAATCCCCTTCCATCATTTCAAGTGTCAGGGGTATTGGCTATATAGTGAAGGACTGA
- a CDS encoding cell wall metabolism sensor histidine kinase WalK: MKLGTKIQLYTTVMTLIVVIIINLFVYYSYKQFSLNAEMGQLENRGFNIMQEIQNANDNDINAEAVLQAHLLSDGYMTVINSENNPVVRIATEAEYANISMPYSTSQYAEAMNHEAHHFVMVSLPIIWENGEVYDLQIYENVQFLHETFEILRWILLLSTAIIFIVIFLLNRIITNFITRPINKLVDRMNRTETTSKYSMLEVDQKDTKELQELSAAFNNMMEELKIHDENQQAFIMNASHELKTPITVISSYSEMLKRFGKTREDVLDESIHAISDEARRMKYLTEQLLSFAKVNTGREEIARQPTRIVKLIRDIAARLETVYQREIDVRTDNESVLAHVDVNTFDQLVKIFMDNAYKYSSDAIAVEVQDHGQSVEVTIKDRGIGIPEEDIDHIFTRFYRVDKARARKTGGSGLGLSIARELAKLNGIDISVDSQVDVGTTFRLTMESGGNDEEEN; this comes from the coding sequence ATGAAACTCGGAACTAAAATCCAGTTGTATACAACCGTCATGACCCTTATTGTGGTCATCATCATCAACCTGTTCGTCTATTACTCATATAAGCAGTTTTCGCTGAATGCAGAAATGGGTCAGCTTGAAAACCGTGGCTTCAACATCATGCAGGAAATCCAGAATGCCAATGATAACGATATCAATGCTGAAGCTGTACTTCAGGCACATCTGCTTTCGGATGGCTATATGACGGTCATCAACAGCGAAAACAATCCGGTGGTGAGGATTGCGACGGAAGCGGAGTATGCCAACATATCCATGCCATACAGTACCTCACAGTATGCAGAAGCGATGAACCATGAGGCACATCATTTTGTGATGGTCTCCCTGCCCATCATTTGGGAGAATGGTGAGGTATATGACCTGCAGATCTATGAAAATGTCCAGTTCCTGCATGAAACTTTTGAAATCCTGCGATGGATTCTGCTGCTCTCGACGGCGATCATATTCATCGTCATATTCCTGTTGAACAGGATCATCACGAACTTCATAACCCGGCCGATCAACAAGCTGGTCGACAGGATGAACAGGACAGAGACCACATCGAAGTATTCAATGCTGGAAGTCGACCAAAAGGACACGAAGGAGCTTCAGGAACTGTCTGCAGCCTTCAATAATATGATGGAGGAGCTGAAGATCCATGATGAGAATCAGCAGGCCTTCATCATGAATGCCTCCCATGAGCTGAAGACGCCGATTACTGTCATCAGCTCATACAGTGAAATGCTCAAACGTTTCGGCAAGACCAGAGAGGATGTGCTGGACGAGAGTATCCATGCCATCAGTGATGAAGCAAGAAGGATGAAGTATCTGACGGAACAGCTGTTGAGCTTTGCCAAGGTGAATACAGGCAGAGAGGAGATAGCCCGGCAGCCGACGCGCATCGTCAAGCTGATCCGCGATATCGCGGCACGGCTGGAGACGGTCTATCAGCGGGAGATTGATGTACGTACAGATAATGAATCGGTCCTCGCCCATGTTGATGTGAATACATTCGACCAGCTAGTGAAGATATTTATGGATAATGCCTATAAGTACAGTTCGGATGCAATTGCAGTCGAAGTGCAAGATCATGGACAGTCGGTTGAAGTGACGATAAAAGACAGGGGCATCGGAATCCCCGAGGAGGATATCGATCACATCTTCACACGCTTCTATCGTGTGGATAAGGCCCGGGCAAGAAAAACCGGCGGCTCGGGTCTCGGCCTGTCGATAGCCCGTGAACTCGCAAAGTTGAATGGCATTGACATTTCCGTCGACAGCCAGGTGGACGTTGGCACGACCTTCAGACTGACTATGGAAAGCGGGGGAAATGATGAGGAAGAAAACTAG